One segment of Candidatus Falkowbacteria bacterium DNA contains the following:
- a CDS encoding class I tRNA ligase family protein, translating into MIYDPKTIEEKWRSIWRDENLYETKDDFKREKYYVLDMFPYPSGDGLHVGHPKGYIATDIMARQKMMEGKNVLHPMGWDAFGLPAENYAIKNKIHPDAAVKKNIIRFKEQLEKIGFTYDWSREVKTTDPSYYKWTQWTFIQMFKKGLAYESFEPINWCPSCKTGLANEDLEDGHCERCGTLVEKKPMRQWVLKITDYAERLLDDLEKLDWPESIKESQRNWIGRSVGAEISFPVRTTDSTDETDGAPDSSDVIKVFTTRPDTLFGVTYLVLAPENDLINKLESKVSNFSEVKKYIEAAAKKTEIDRTAEGREKTGVELKGLTVINPATKEEVAVWVADYVLNDYGTGAVMAVPAHDERDYQFAKKYNLEIKQVIGPYCASTMSPVREGIKIVPRKMINCILRNPKTDEYACLKWREDFGWTTLIGGGIEADEDVVTAGLREIREESGYLNVKFVKSFGTCFGGGYATHKKENRFSSNVGLLFDLVTDKKEEVAEKEQANHKIKWLKRDEVATFLNVESSIYLWELFLSNENLYTGEGYLLASSKYDDLTTAEARTKITKDLGKAVIRYKLRDWVFSRQRYWGEPIPIIHCEKCGAVPVPEKDLPVALPEVEFYEPSGTGESPLANITDWVNVKCPKCGQDGKRETNTMPQWAGSSWYYLRYIDPNNNEALVDKKKEKYWSPVDMYVGGAEHATRHLIYARFWHKFLYDIEAVSHDEPFKRYTNLGLILAADGRKMSKRWGNVINPDDIIAKYGADAFRVYEMFLSPFTQSASFLESGVAAAKSFLNRVFILKDKIADNAELNNETITLLNQTIKKVGDDINNFKFNTAVSALMILSNALADCESIDVKSYSILLQLLAPLAPHITEELWQSHGNKESIFKSSWPKYDEKLLVSELTTIVVQVNGKMRDTFEISSSSSEEEIKQTALDRPSTQKWIEQKEIKKIIIVKGKVINIVI; encoded by the coding sequence ATGATTTACGACCCAAAAACAATTGAAGAAAAATGGCGTTCGATTTGGCGCGACGAAAATCTTTATGAAACAAAAGATGACTTTAAGCGTGAAAAATATTATGTCTTAGACATGTTCCCTTATCCATCGGGTGATGGTTTACACGTCGGTCATCCTAAAGGTTATATCGCGACTGATATTATGGCGCGACAAAAAATGATGGAAGGTAAAAATGTTTTGCATCCTATGGGCTGGGATGCTTTTGGTCTTCCTGCAGAAAATTATGCTATTAAAAATAAAATTCATCCCGACGCCGCAGTTAAGAAAAATATTATTCGCTTTAAAGAGCAATTAGAAAAAATTGGTTTTACATATGATTGGAGTAGGGAAGTGAAAACGACTGACCCAAGTTATTATAAATGGACACAGTGGACATTTATTCAAATGTTTAAGAAAGGCTTAGCTTATGAATCTTTCGAACCTATTAATTGGTGTCCGTCTTGTAAAACTGGTTTAGCAAATGAAGATTTAGAAGATGGTCATTGCGAGCGTTGCGGAACTCTAGTTGAAAAAAAACCAATGCGACAATGGGTTTTGAAAATCACTGATTATGCTGAACGCTTGCTAGATGATTTAGAAAAACTGGATTGGCCAGAATCAATTAAAGAGTCACAACGTAATTGGATTGGCCGCTCAGTTGGGGCTGAAATAAGCTTTCCTGTCAGAACCACAGATTCCACAGATGAGACTGATGGGGCTCCTGATAGCTCTGATGTAATTAAAGTATTTACCACTAGACCCGATACGTTGTTCGGTGTAACTTACTTGGTTTTAGCACCGGAAAATGACTTAATTAACAAATTAGAAAGTAAAGTTTCTAATTTTAGTGAAGTTAAAAAATATATTGAAGCAGCTGCTAAAAAAACCGAAATTGATCGTACGGCTGAAGGCAGAGAAAAAACCGGCGTAGAATTAAAAGGCTTAACAGTTATTAATCCAGCGACCAAAGAAGAAGTAGCTGTTTGGGTAGCAGATTATGTTTTAAATGATTACGGCACCGGTGCCGTAATGGCAGTTCCCGCGCACGACGAAAGAGATTATCAATTTGCTAAAAAATATAATTTAGAAATTAAACAAGTTATTGGTCCTTACTGTGCCAGTACTATGTCGCCAGTGCGTGAGGGTATAAAAATTGTGCCGCGCAAAATGATAAATTGTATTTTAAGAAATCCAAAAACTGATGAATACGCTTGTTTGAAGTGGCGCGAAGATTTTGGTTGGACAACTTTAATTGGCGGCGGCATCGAAGCTGATGAAGATGTGGTTACGGCTGGTTTAAGAGAAATTCGTGAAGAGTCAGGTTATCTTAATGTTAAATTTGTAAAATCTTTTGGAACTTGTTTTGGTGGTGGCTATGCTACACATAAAAAAGAAAATAGATTTTCAAGTAACGTCGGTTTATTGTTTGATTTAGTGACTGATAAAAAAGAAGAAGTTGCCGAGAAAGAGCAAGCTAATCATAAAATAAAATGGTTGAAGCGTGACGAGGTCGCAACTTTCCTTAATGTTGAGTCATCAATTTATTTATGGGAATTATTTTTAAGTAATGAAAATCTTTATACTGGCGAAGGATATTTATTGGCTTCTAGTAAGTACGATGATTTAACGACTGCTGAAGCTCGAACTAAAATTACTAAAGATTTAGGCAAGGCTGTTATTAGATATAAATTACGTGATTGGGTTTTCTCTCGTCAGCGTTATTGGGGCGAACCAATTCCGATTATTCATTGTGAAAAGTGCGGCGCTGTTCCAGTGCCAGAAAAAGATTTGCCCGTCGCTTTGCCAGAAGTAGAATTCTATGAACCAAGCGGAACAGGGGAATCACCACTGGCTAATATTACTGACTGGGTTAATGTTAAATGTCCAAAATGTGGCCAAGACGGAAAAAGGGAAACTAATACTATGCCGCAATGGGCTGGTTCAAGTTGGTATTATTTGCGTTATATTGATCCAAATAATAATGAAGCTTTAGTTGATAAAAAGAAGGAAAAATACTGGTCACCGGTTGATATGTACGTTGGTGGAGCAGAGCACGCGACGCGACACTTAATTTATGCTCGTTTTTGGCATAAATTCCTATATGATATAGAAGCTGTGTCACATGACGAACCTTTTAAGCGTTATACCAATTTAGGGCTAATTTTAGCCGCCGATGGTAGAAAAATGAGCAAACGCTGGGGAAATGTGATTAATCCTGATGATATTATTGCTAAATACGGGGCTGATGCCTTTAGAGTTTATGAAATGTTTTTAAGCCCATTTACTCAGTCGGCTAGCTTTCTAGAGTCGGGCGTTGCCGCGGCCAAGTCATTTTTGAATCGAGTCTTCATCTTAAAAGATAAGATTGCTGATAATGCTGAACTAAACAACGAGACAATTACCTTATTAAATCAGACGATAAAAAAAGTCGGCGATGATATTAATAATTTCAAATTTAATACTGCCGTGTCGGCTTTAATGATTTTGAGCAACGCTTTAGCAGATTGTGAATCAATCGATGTAAAAAGCTACAGTATTTTACTTCAACTCCTAGCGCCATTGGCGCCGCACATCACGGAAGAGCTGTGGCAATCACATGGTAATAAAGAATCAATCTTTAAATCTAGCTGGCCAAAGTATGATGAAAAATTATTAGTTAGTGAGCTGACTACAATTGTCGTGCAAGTTAACGGTAAGATGCGTGATACTTTTGAAATCAGTTCATCTTCCAGTGAAGAGGAAATTAAACAGACAGCGCTAGATCGACCAAGTACACAAAAATGGATTGAGCAAAAAGAAATTAAAAAAATAATTATCGTGAAAGGAAAAGTAATTAACATTGTAATTTAA
- a CDS encoding exodeoxyribonuclease III — MKLISWNVNGIRACVRNGFTDFLHSYKPDIMGLQEIKIDDVSRAAHDFDFRDYKEVWNPAKKPGYSGTATLSKEAPLSYKAGIGIEKFDNEGRIQTTEFKKFYFINAYFPNAQPELVRLDYKEAFNEAILKHVKKLEKKKPVIITGDFNVAMEEIDLARPKENIGSPGFSNEERYWGREFLKAGLVDTFRSLQPDTKQYSWWSYRAMARERNVGWRIDYFLVSAKIMGNVKQAFILDKVKGSDHCPVGIEINW, encoded by the coding sequence ATGAAGCTTATATCTTGGAACGTCAATGGAATACGTGCTTGTGTCCGTAATGGATTTACGGATTTTTTGCATAGCTACAAGCCAGATATAATGGGCTTGCAAGAGATAAAGATTGATGATGTTAGTCGAGCGGCTCATGATTTTGATTTTAGAGATTATAAAGAAGTCTGGAATCCAGCCAAAAAGCCTGGTTATAGCGGTACTGCTACCTTAAGCAAAGAAGCTCCTTTGTCATATAAAGCTGGTATTGGCATCGAGAAATTTGATAATGAAGGCAGAATACAAACAACCGAATTTAAGAAGTTTTACTTTATTAACGCTTATTTTCCTAATGCTCAACCAGAATTAGTTCGTTTAGATTATAAAGAAGCCTTTAATGAGGCAATTCTGAAGCACGTTAAGAAGTTGGAGAAGAAAAAGCCGGTGATTATTACTGGAGATTTTAATGTGGCTATGGAAGAAATTGACTTAGCGCGACCAAAAGAGAATATTGGTAGTCCAGGTTTTTCCAATGAAGAACGCTATTGGGGCAGAGAATTCTTGAAGGCCGGCTTGGTCGATACTTTTAGGTCACTGCAGCCTGATACAAAGCAGTATTCATGGTGGTCGTATCGCGCTATGGCTCGTGAACGTAATGTTGGCTGGAGAATTGACTATTTCCTGGTTTCGGCTAAGATAATGGGTAATGTTAAGCAGGCTTTTATATTAGATAAGGTTAAGGGTTCTGATCATTGTCCGGTGGGAATAGAGATTAATTGGTAA
- a CDS encoding thioredoxin domain-containing protein codes for MENQVTVRYHRRIKIITGIIAIPIALIVIAIIFVFVSSVFYRSEKIKQGDYTAITQTNNSITENVTPNTNIENLYDTTKQKLIEGLGNQSFGSENPKLTIVEFADFACPYCKASYPGLRELATVYKDKVKVVFRDWPGHTNSLSLALAAHCSGEQGKFWEMHDKLYASQSTSFGADKNDLATLVAELGIYNEQFQSCFDNQKYLFRVQKNIADGQDLGIKGTPTWFFNGNKVEGELSQQDLEKIIKQYVAQ; via the coding sequence ATGGAAAATCAAGTAACAGTACGCTATCACCGCAGAATAAAAATCATTACTGGAATTATTGCAATTCCGATCGCACTTATTGTTATAGCAATAATTTTTGTGTTTGTTTCTAGTGTTTTTTATCGAAGCGAAAAGATAAAGCAAGGAGACTACACTGCAATTACCCAAACAAATAATTCAATCACTGAAAATGTTACACCAAACACCAATATTGAAAATTTGTATGACACAACAAAACAGAAGCTAATTGAAGGCCTTGGTAACCAATCTTTTGGCTCAGAAAATCCAAAATTAACGATTGTTGAATTCGCTGATTTTGCTTGCCCTTACTGCAAAGCCTCTTACCCAGGTCTTCGAGAATTAGCAACAGTCTATAAGGATAAGGTTAAAGTAGTTTTTAGAGATTGGCCGGGCCATACTAATTCCCTCTCCTTGGCCTTAGCCGCTCACTGCAGCGGAGAACAAGGTAAGTTCTGGGAAATGCATGACAAATTATATGCCAGCCAGAGCACCAGCTTTGGAGCTGACAAAAACGACCTAGCAACATTAGTAGCAGAACTAGGAATATATAATGAGCAATTTCAAAGCTGCTTTGATAATCAAAAATATCTATTTCGTGTGCAAAAAAATATTGCTGACGGACAAGATCTTGGCATCAAAGGAACTCCGACCTGGTTCTTTAATGGCAATAAAGTCGAGGGCGAATTAAGCCAACAAGATCTAGAAAAAATTATTAAACAATATGTTGCGCAGTAG
- a CDS encoding pilin, with product MLRSSKIHLLVFCLITLGLSYEVAFAASEPIGCCTMQNIKTTDITRTSNTTDKNCPTDKFVYKRLNWEADKTSKDPKSKCSEKTAPTKTKKGEETTFTPQVSIPGGNFNAGTAITLPSNVSAIADYIITVFKYSVGVMGIIAAIVLMFGGIRWLTAAGNQAIIGEAKKYIISSLSGLALTLGAFLLLTTINTSLTKFKVPDVSRLEYISLSTGCCEKIDNNDVKTTMNSAKDTCNSEQMPGFKSVTFKGPNYTADANECVLNIGCCIVESSETSVWIRYDTQRMCIENVKKENCDKQSSNWIKRYITSFFHSTSWSSSINLGKKCVELPNCKDQLICQNESECEKKLK from the coding sequence ATGTTGCGCAGTAGTAAAATACATTTACTTGTTTTTTGTTTAATAACTCTAGGATTATCTTATGAGGTAGCATTTGCTGCCAGTGAACCAATCGGTTGTTGCACAATGCAAAATATAAAGACCACTGACATAACAAGAACCTCTAATACAACTGATAAAAACTGTCCGACCGACAAATTTGTTTACAAAAGACTAAACTGGGAAGCTGATAAAACCAGCAAGGACCCAAAAAGTAAATGTTCTGAAAAAACCGCGCCAACAAAAACTAAAAAAGGAGAGGAAACGACTTTCACGCCGCAAGTCTCGATTCCTGGCGGAAATTTTAATGCCGGCACAGCTATAACCTTGCCTAGTAACGTCTCAGCCATCGCTGACTATATAATTACTGTATTTAAGTACTCTGTTGGTGTCATGGGGATAATAGCCGCTATTGTCCTAATGTTTGGCGGAATACGCTGGTTAACAGCGGCTGGTAATCAAGCTATTATTGGCGAGGCTAAGAAATATATTATTTCTAGCTTAAGCGGGCTTGCTTTAACACTTGGTGCATTTCTATTACTTACAACAATTAATACCAGTCTAACTAAATTTAAAGTTCCGGATGTTTCTAGACTAGAATATATCAGCCTTAGCACTGGTTGTTGTGAAAAAATCGACAACAATGACGTAAAAACAACCATGAACAGCGCTAAGGACACATGCAACTCTGAGCAAATGCCTGGTTTTAAAAGTGTAACTTTCAAAGGACCTAATTATACAGCCGACGCTAATGAATGCGTTTTAAATATTGGTTGCTGTATTGTAGAGTCGTCAGAGACATCGGTTTGGATTCGATATGATACTCAACGAATGTGCATTGAGAATGTTAAAAAAGAAAACTGTGACAAACAAAGTAGTAACTGGATTAAAAGATATATTACATCCTTCTTTCATTCTACTTCATGGAGCTCAAGTATTAATTTAGGAAAGAAGTGCGTAGAACTACCGAACTGTAAAGATCAACTAATATGTCAAAATGAAAGTGAGTGCGAGAAAAAGCTAAAATAG
- a CDS encoding D-alanyl-D-alanine carboxypeptidase family protein — protein sequence MNNYHKKILLTIIISSIIIFFGNSARAEEIGCCEINPSPGFPRVENLTKSKCMANKVTGADFNSTAVFKANQKVSDDGKSCVDANISKPYEGPSKITAPVLSVSIPGFVKFSNVNCDNPDVPCQIPWLAEYIKALYQYSVIIIGILAVIVVMLGGVLWLTAAGNKERIGSATNFIKGGIMGLIIALGSYALLFILNPNLVILSSINIAYVGKNDLNEPEAPILNGSESDYDEQPDGCPKDNELAKVEGVKCIAGDCRARIKTVEGIKKAEEVASKKKANLEIHSALRDMKTQEALWEKYHHNRALVAKPSCGAPHVRGIAIDVCLKGTGSCKKMGGEPPSNAYYKDEDTDKLQAIMKEAGWIRYCGEWWHFQYQAQPAKPCSP from the coding sequence ATGAATAATTATCATAAAAAAATTTTACTAACAATTATTATTTCTTCTATAATAATATTTTTTGGCAATTCTGCCAGAGCTGAGGAAATCGGCTGCTGTGAAATTAATCCTTCGCCCGGATTTCCACGCGTTGAAAATTTAACAAAAAGTAAATGCATGGCCAATAAAGTTACTGGCGCTGATTTTAATTCTACGGCAGTTTTCAAGGCAAACCAAAAAGTTTCTGATGATGGTAAAAGCTGTGTTGACGCTAATATCAGTAAACCATATGAAGGCCCAAGTAAAATAACTGCGCCTGTTTTAAGCGTCTCTATTCCTGGCTTTGTTAAATTCAGTAATGTTAACTGCGACAACCCGGATGTACCATGTCAAATTCCATGGCTAGCAGAATATATTAAAGCCCTCTACCAGTATAGCGTTATAATAATCGGTATTTTAGCCGTTATTGTTGTAATGTTAGGCGGAGTCTTATGGCTAACCGCGGCTGGCAACAAAGAAAGAATAGGCTCAGCTACTAACTTTATTAAAGGTGGAATCATGGGTCTGATAATTGCCTTAGGATCCTATGCGTTGCTTTTCATTCTTAACCCTAATCTAGTTATTTTAAGCTCTATAAATATTGCATATGTAGGGAAAAACGATTTAAATGAACCAGAAGCACCTATTCTAAATGGCAGCGAATCAGATTACGATGAGCAGCCAGATGGGTGTCCGAAAGATAATGAGCTTGCAAAAGTAGAAGGAGTTAAATGTATTGCTGGAGACTGTAGGGCTAGAATAAAAACTGTTGAAGGAATCAAAAAAGCAGAAGAGGTGGCCAGTAAAAAAAAGGCTAACCTAGAAATTCATTCGGCTCTGCGAGATATGAAAACGCAGGAAGCACTATGGGAAAAATATCATCACAACAGAGCATTGGTCGCTAAACCAAGCTGTGGAGCTCCTCATGTGCGCGGGATTGCGATTGATGTATGCTTAAAAGGAACCGGCTCTTGCAAAAAAATGGGGGGTGAACCGCCATCTAATGCTTACTATAAAGATGAAGACACTGACAAACTTCAAGCTATTATGAAAGAGGCTGGATGGATACGATACTGTGGGGAGTGGTGGCATTTTCAATATCAAGCACAACCTGCGAAACCTTGTTCACCTTGA
- a CDS encoding transglycosylase SLT domain-containing protein, whose product MIKNKRIFLNTFLISFIFCYGIFFVSIARAESGCCCYGFGEYKRCQTLDSLTCKKCDKEGNCGEFEAGKVPSSDKTKCVNSPTTTTNNLPNLKLDAPDLKVSIPGMDKLQPVTCTESGCSIPWLAQYIGGLQKYAIGVIGIIAAITIMLGGIIWLTAAGSSQKIADAKKWIIGGLSGLALVLGSYLLLYSINPKLTVLNNLEITRITKYDLSELVFEGHEPMFDPKNAKPITDTTYDETFKNFAACIGIDWRIFKSIAYKESGLNPKIVNKFGFTGLFQTKKKYCPETLRELGLDVKLCDNPGITDPFVNTAIATAMMKSHKKTIESKCSSSSDNTKMYMTYFGNANGGGALKSAINKYGCGVGSWPESIHKGATLDYNKQVVETMLAQGVTKYTDTAGNGKCPDKK is encoded by the coding sequence ATGATAAAAAATAAAAGAATATTTTTAAACACATTTCTTATTAGCTTTATTTTTTGCTATGGAATATTTTTTGTTTCAATTGCTAGAGCTGAAAGTGGTTGTTGTTGTTATGGTTTCGGTGAATACAAAAGATGCCAAACACTAGACAGTCTTACATGTAAAAAATGCGATAAGGAGGGAAACTGCGGAGAATTTGAAGCTGGTAAAGTACCATCCAGCGACAAAACTAAATGTGTTAATAGCCCAACCACAACAACTAATAATTTACCAAACCTAAAGCTGGACGCACCTGATCTTAAAGTTTCAATTCCAGGGATGGACAAACTTCAGCCAGTTACTTGCACTGAAAGCGGATGCTCAATCCCCTGGCTAGCTCAATATATCGGTGGCTTACAAAAATATGCTATTGGAGTTATTGGTATTATAGCGGCTATTACTATTATGCTTGGCGGAATAATCTGGTTAACCGCTGCCGGTAGCTCGCAGAAAATTGCTGATGCTAAAAAATGGATTATTGGCGGCTTAAGTGGCCTGGCCTTAGTGCTGGGATCTTACCTATTGCTATATTCCATAAACCCTAAATTAACAGTGCTTAATAACTTAGAAATAACAAGAATAACAAAATACGATCTATCAGAATTAGTATTTGAAGGTCACGAACCAATGTTTGATCCTAAAAATGCTAAACCCATAACCGACACAACCTACGATGAAACATTCAAAAATTTTGCTGCTTGTATAGGCATAGACTGGCGTATCTTTAAAAGTATCGCCTACAAAGAGTCCGGGCTCAATCCTAAAATTGTAAATAAATTTGGTTTTACGGGTCTTTTCCAAACTAAAAAGAAATACTGCCCTGAAACACTAAGGGAGCTCGGGTTAGATGTAAAATTATGTGACAATCCCGGCATTACAGACCCCTTTGTTAATACCGCTATTGCTACGGCCATGATGAAATCTCATAAAAAAACCATTGAATCAAAATGTAGCTCATCATCAGACAATACAAAAATGTATATGACATACTTTGGCAACGCTAATGGAGGAGGTGCCTTGAAAAGTGCTATCAACAAGTATGGTTGTGGTGTTGGATCTTGGCCAGAAAGTATTCATAAAGGAGCTACGCTGGACTACAACAAACAAGTTGTCGAAACCATGCTAGCTCAAGGTGTGACTAAATACACAGATACAGCTGGCAATGGTAAATGTCCTGATAAAAAATAA
- a CDS encoding NlpC/P60 family protein, whose amino-acid sequence MKKYLPVGIKSTFLLSVFFWAFILSTSSAKAEDTVCCKIDHIQNFGYTEYKDLLEAECNGKNSNDPKVTATPYKGKKVGRAPGASTDSCIDKPASTTDSLGSSLPKFTNPLGNPVLSVRLPGFAGFSKIECKEVDGAQECTIPWIAEYLTALYKYGIAAIIIFAVIVMMIGGVVWLTSAGNEQRVSDAKNWISGSLFGILIALSSFMILTIINPALTKLSPIKIATTEKQDLDEYEIDVDSPGNRDTTDCPSGVTSIDALATYFTKTKKLAYSQPKRGTCEGDTCYCDCSWFSEHLGRCSNLPEVDGEGTSASLMTNSKKVKITKSDCDNPTLKAGDIIVYRNPANTKGHVITYIGNNKVIECGGGGLSKSALETSGRVTISDWKLRCNGHVLKNKAGAYYIKR is encoded by the coding sequence ATGAAAAAATATTTACCAGTCGGGATCAAATCAACGTTTTTATTAAGTGTATTTTTCTGGGCTTTTATTTTATCAACTTCGAGTGCTAAAGCTGAAGATACTGTTTGCTGTAAAATTGATCATATTCAAAATTTTGGCTACACAGAATACAAGGATTTATTAGAGGCTGAATGTAACGGTAAAAACAGCAACGACCCAAAGGTAACCGCTACTCCATATAAAGGTAAAAAAGTAGGCCGTGCACCTGGCGCTAGTACGGACAGCTGCATCGATAAACCAGCCAGTACAACTGATTCATTAGGTAGCTCATTGCCGAAATTTACCAACCCGCTCGGTAATCCTGTTTTATCAGTCAGGCTTCCAGGCTTTGCTGGTTTTAGTAAGATAGAATGCAAAGAAGTTGATGGTGCACAAGAATGTACTATCCCCTGGATTGCCGAATACCTAACCGCGCTTTATAAATACGGCATTGCAGCTATAATTATATTTGCCGTTATTGTAATGATGATTGGCGGCGTCGTCTGGCTAACTTCAGCCGGCAATGAGCAAAGAGTTAGTGACGCTAAAAATTGGATTAGCGGAAGTCTCTTTGGTATTTTAATTGCTTTAAGTTCATTCATGATTTTAACAATCATAAACCCAGCCCTAACCAAGCTGTCACCAATAAAAATAGCTACAACGGAAAAACAAGACTTAGATGAGTATGAAATTGACGTAGATTCTCCTGGAAACAGAGACACCACCGATTGCCCTAGCGGGGTAACATCGATAGATGCATTAGCAACCTACTTCACTAAAACAAAGAAGCTAGCCTACAGTCAACCAAAAAGAGGAACCTGCGAAGGGGATACTTGTTATTGCGATTGCTCTTGGTTTAGCGAGCATCTAGGTCGCTGCTCTAATTTACCCGAAGTAGATGGAGAGGGCACAAGCGCTAGCTTGATGACAAATTCAAAAAAAGTAAAAATAACTAAAAGCGATTGTGACAATCCAACCTTAAAAGCAGGCGACATAATAGTATATCGCAATCCAGCAAACACCAAAGGTCACGTTATAACTTACATAGGAAATAATAAGGTAATTGAGTGCGGTGGAGGTGGCTTGAGTAAATCAGCCCTTGAAACAAGCGGCAGAGTTACTATTAGTGACTGGAAATTAAGGTGCAATGGACACGTATTAAAAAATAAAGCTGGAGCTTATTATATAAAAAGATGA
- a CDS encoding 3D domain-containing protein, giving the protein MISKVIKILLIIILGYLVFLISTEDGAYWTKFKLYRLLLTKPIEKIREDYSLQSCKEFSAEEETKGYFEAFITGYCKPKVSEYKDRHDFLCAIALNCSCPNGTNEKEKCSSNSLSWSACTEFNDSKIAYCNKTASTIEPKTGHVAADWNCFPENTPLEIDNQTYKVTDKGGIIKGRRVDIWFDNCNDALKATGIYKIKIPKL; this is encoded by the coding sequence ATGATATCAAAAGTTATAAAAATTTTACTAATTATAATACTTGGTTATTTAGTATTTTTAATCTCTACTGAGGATGGGGCTTACTGGACTAAATTCAAGCTCTATCGCCTACTCCTGACTAAGCCAATTGAAAAAATACGAGAAGACTATTCATTACAAAGTTGTAAGGAATTTTCCGCAGAAGAAGAGACGAAGGGTTACTTCGAAGCATTTATTACCGGCTACTGTAAACCTAAAGTTTCCGAATATAAAGATAGACATGATTTTCTCTGTGCAATAGCCTTAAATTGTTCTTGCCCTAACGGGACTAATGAAAAAGAAAAATGTTCATCAAATTCATTAAGCTGGTCTGCCTGCACTGAATTTAATGACAGTAAAATAGCTTATTGTAATAAAACTGCCTCCACGATTGAACCAAAGACTGGGCATGTAGCAGCCGACTGGAATTGTTTTCCCGAGAATACTCCATTAGAGATTGATAATCAAACATACAAAGTAACTGATAAAGGTGGTATTATTAAAGGACGACGCGTTGATATTTGGTTTGATAATTGTAACGATGCTCTAAAGGCAACAGGAATTTATAAAATAAAAATACCTAAATTATAA
- a CDS encoding DUF2283 domain-containing protein, which produces MHYDIEANIISWEIGQGKISHVKEFGNFIVHLSKAGKPILIEILNASKFKNKLSRVETIKLINEAIS; this is translated from the coding sequence ATGCACTACGACATTGAAGCTAACATTATTAGTTGGGAAATTGGACAAGGTAAAATTAGCCATGTTAAAGAATTTGGTAATTTCATTGTTCACCTATCAAAAGCTGGTAAACCAATTCTAATAGAAATACTTAATGCCTCAAAATTCAAGAATAAATTAAGTAGAGTTGAAACAATTAAACTAATCAATGAAGCAATAAGCTAA
- a CDS encoding endonuclease domain-containing protein, translating to MSYINKLIIAKEFRNKPTAAEDKLWKVIKDKQILGYKFRRQYVIAGFILDFYCPKLKLGIEVDGSIHNIQTNKNYDMTREDIIRQYNINIIRITNAEVENNILTALKRLKEYIKSIK from the coding sequence ATGTCGTATATTAATAAGCTCATAATAGCCAAAGAATTTAGAAATAAACCAACAGCGGCAGAAGATAAATTATGGAAAGTAATAAAAGATAAACAAATACTGGGTTATAAATTCAGAAGACAATATGTCATAGCTGGATTTATCTTAGATTTCTATTGTCCAAAATTGAAACTAGGCATTGAGGTTGATGGTAGTATTCATAATATTCAAACTAATAAAAACTATGATATGACAAGAGAAGATATTATTAGACAATATAATATTAATATTATTAGGATTACTAACGCAGAAGTTGAAAACAATATCTTAACTGCATTAAAAAGACTAAAGGAATATATTAAATCTATAAAATAA